From the Mangifera indica cultivar Alphonso chromosome 10, CATAS_Mindica_2.1, whole genome shotgun sequence genome, one window contains:
- the LOC123227652 gene encoding probable acetyltransferase NATA1-like, with the protein MAAAAPPPPPSAAPEPSLALQDSSCRDNPLFSRIRLATPADAPHIHKLIHRLAVFERLAHLCSATEASLSSTLFNSAPFTSFTIFLLEVSPKPFPSPDGVIYLDHPMVDPERETFISDKVNDVTVAGFVLFFPNYSTFLAKPGFYIEDLYVRECYRRKGYGKMLLSAVAKQAVKMGYGRVEWAVLDWNVNAIKFYEEMGAKVLNEWRICRLTGEALEKYGDDNI; encoded by the coding sequence ATGGCCGCCGCCGCACCTCCGCCGCCACCATCCGCAGCACCGGAGCCCTCCCTTGCTTTACAAGACTCCTCTTGCCGGGACAACCCTCTCTTCTCCCGTATTCGTCTGGCCACTCCCGCCGACGCGCCCCATATCCACAAACTCATCCACCGCCTTGCCGTCTTCGAACGCCTCGCCCACCTCTGCTCCGCCACGGAAGCCTCCCTCTCTTCTACCCTTTTCAACTCCGCCCCCTTCACCTCCTTCACCATTTTCCTTCTCGAAGTCTCTCCAAAACCCTTCCCCTCCCCCGACGGCGTCATTTATTTAGATCATCCCATGGTCGATCCCGAGCGAGAAACTTTTATCTCTGATAAAGTCAACGATGTTACTGTTGCTGGGTtcgttttattttttcctaattATTCCACATTTCTCGCGAAACCCGGGTTCTATATTGAGGACTTGTACGTGAGGGAGTGCTACAGAAGGAAGGGATATGGGAAGATGTTGTTGAGTGCAGTTGCGAAACAAGCTGTGAAAATGGGGTACGGGAGAGTTGAGTGGGCTGTGCTAGATTGGAATGTTAATGCTATTAAGTTTTACGAAGAGATGGGAGCTAAAGTCCTTAATGAATGGCGGATTTGTCGGTTGACCGGTGAGGCTCTTGAAAAGTATGGTGATGATAATATTTAG
- the LOC123227650 gene encoding lysM domain receptor-like kinase 3 isoform X2 — protein sequence MCRSKRSTDVVSSNRRNSRSSRSSFKSKSSSVTVPSSGNLTSNDFFSKSSADSVASTSLTTLRESLVEKPHIYDFSEIRSATNNFLSDKFSSSSSSTSWRSSIRGKEVAADLAHGLDYIHHFSGLNSNVIHNHIKCSSIIVSEGDSDSGTLCAKFCHFGTAELCGEVMGKNDSKVRKIEGTRGYMSPEFQLSGVASQKSDVYAFGVVILELLSGDEALRFVVDEGSGVYRRISVIERAGEAAAAGGGGVRRWVDKRLRDSYPVEVAENMVLLGLQCVDEDPEKRPDMRHVTGLVSKLYLESKTWAESISLPTDFSVSIAPR from the exons ATGTGCAGATCAAAACGCAGCACAGACGTAGTCTCATCAAATCGGCGCAACTCCCGCTCTTCCAGATCCTCCTTTAAGTCCAAATCTTCTTCAGTGACTGTCCCTTCTTCTGGCAACTTAACCAGCAATGATTTCTTCTCAAAATCATCCGCTGATAGTGTTGCTTCAACATCCCTCACGACTCTCAGAGAATCTTTAGTGGAAAAACCCCACATTTACGACTTCTCAGAAATCCGTTCGGCTACCAATAACTTCTTGTCCGACAAGTTCAGCTCCTCCTCTTCTTCCACTTCTTGGCGTTCCTCAATCCGGGGTAAAGAG GTCGCTGCTGATCTTGCTCATGGTCTTGAttatattcatcatttttcGGGTCTTAATTCCAATGTTATTCATAATCATATTAAGTGTTCAAGTATTATAGTTAGTGAAGGAGATTCTGATTCTGGGACTTTGTGTGCAAAGTTTTGTCATTTTGGAACTGCTGAATTGTGTGGTGAAGTGATGGGGAAGAATGATTCTAAAGTGAGGAAAATTGAGGGGACTAGAGGGTATATGTCGCCAGAGTTTCAACTTTCTGGGGTTGCTTCTCAGAAGTCTGATGTGTATGCTTTTGGTGTGGTGATATTAGAACTGTTGTCTGGGGATGAGGCATTAAGGTTTGTTGTGGATGAGGGGAGTGGTGTTTATAGGAGGATTAGTGTGATTGAAAGAGCAGGTGAGGCGGCAGCtgctggtggtggtggtgtgAGGAGGTGGGTGGATAAGAGGTTGAGGGACTCGTATCCAGTGGAGGTAGCTGAGAATATGGTACTGCTGGGTTTGCAGTGCGTGGATGAGGATCCAGAGAAAAGGCCTGATATGAGGCATGTTACAGGATTGGTTTCTAAGTTGTATTTGGAGTCCAAGACTTGGGCTGAGAGTATTAGCCTGCCCACTGACTTTTCGGTGTCCATTGCGCCTAGATGA
- the LOC123227650 gene encoding lysM domain receptor-like kinase 3 isoform X1 gives MCRSKRSTDVVSSNRRNSRSSRSSFKSKSSSVTVPSSGNLTSNDFFSKSSADSVASTSLTTLRESLVEKPHIYDFSEIRSATNNFLSDKFSSSSSSTSWRSSIRGKEVIIFQRKLRRVLELEQLCEKLSVICRSHHSSIIKLLGASVSGSYIYLVYEYVSGANLSDCLRNKKNPGFTVLSSWLLRMQVAADLAHGLDYIHHFSGLNSNVIHNHIKCSSIIVSEGDSDSGTLCAKFCHFGTAELCGEVMGKNDSKVRKIEGTRGYMSPEFQLSGVASQKSDVYAFGVVILELLSGDEALRFVVDEGSGVYRRISVIERAGEAAAAGGGGVRRWVDKRLRDSYPVEVAENMVLLGLQCVDEDPEKRPDMRHVTGLVSKLYLESKTWAESISLPTDFSVSIAPR, from the coding sequence ATGTGCAGATCAAAACGCAGCACAGACGTAGTCTCATCAAATCGGCGCAACTCCCGCTCTTCCAGATCCTCCTTTAAGTCCAAATCTTCTTCAGTGACTGTCCCTTCTTCTGGCAACTTAACCAGCAATGATTTCTTCTCAAAATCATCCGCTGATAGTGTTGCTTCAACATCCCTCACGACTCTCAGAGAATCTTTAGTGGAAAAACCCCACATTTACGACTTCTCAGAAATCCGTTCGGCTACCAATAACTTCTTGTCCGACAAGTTCAGCTCCTCCTCTTCTTCCACTTCTTGGCGTTCCTCAATCCGGGGTAAAGAGGTAATCATCTTTCAACGCAAGTTGAGGCGTGTTTTGGAGTTGGAACAGTTATGTGAGAAGTTATCTGTGATTTGTCGTAGTCATCATAGTAGTATAATCAAGCTTTTGGGTGCTTCTGTTTCTGGGAGTTATATATATCTTGTGTATGAATATGTTTCAGGAGCAAATCTTTCAGATTGTCTGAGGAATAAAAAGAATCCAGGTTTTACAGTTTTGTCCTCATGGCTCTTGCGTATGCAGGTCGCTGCTGATCTTGCTCATGGTCTTGAttatattcatcatttttcGGGTCTTAATTCCAATGTTATTCATAATCATATTAAGTGTTCAAGTATTATAGTTAGTGAAGGAGATTCTGATTCTGGGACTTTGTGTGCAAAGTTTTGTCATTTTGGAACTGCTGAATTGTGTGGTGAAGTGATGGGGAAGAATGATTCTAAAGTGAGGAAAATTGAGGGGACTAGAGGGTATATGTCGCCAGAGTTTCAACTTTCTGGGGTTGCTTCTCAGAAGTCTGATGTGTATGCTTTTGGTGTGGTGATATTAGAACTGTTGTCTGGGGATGAGGCATTAAGGTTTGTTGTGGATGAGGGGAGTGGTGTTTATAGGAGGATTAGTGTGATTGAAAGAGCAGGTGAGGCGGCAGCtgctggtggtggtggtgtgAGGAGGTGGGTGGATAAGAGGTTGAGGGACTCGTATCCAGTGGAGGTAGCTGAGAATATGGTACTGCTGGGTTTGCAGTGCGTGGATGAGGATCCAGAGAAAAGGCCTGATATGAGGCATGTTACAGGATTGGTTTCTAAGTTGTATTTGGAGTCCAAGACTTGGGCTGAGAGTATTAGCCTGCCCACTGACTTTTCGGTGTCCATTGCGCCTAGATGA
- the LOC123227651 gene encoding adenosine kinase 2 translates to MAFEGILLGMGNPLLDISAVVDEEFLSKYDIKLNNAILAEDKHLPMYDEMGSKSNVEYIAGGATQNSIKVAQWMLQIPGATSYIGCIGKDKFGEEMKKNSKQAGLNVHYLEDENTPTGTCAVCVVGGERSLVANLGAANCYKSDHLKKPENWALVEKAKYYYIAGFFLTVSPESIQLVAEHAAANNKVFMMNLSAPFICEFFRDAQEKALPYMDYVFGNETEARTFSKVHGWQTDNVEEIALKISQWPKASGTHKRITVITQGADPVVVAEDGKVKLFPVILLPKEKLVDTNGAGDAFVGGFLSQLIQEKPIEDCVRAACYAANVIIQRSGCTFPEKPDFN, encoded by the exons ATGGCGTTCGAGGGCATCCTGTTGGGCATGGGTAACCCGCTTCTTGATATTTCAGCTGTTGTCGATGAGGAGTTCTTGTCTAA ataTGATATCAAGCTGAACAATGCTATTCTTGCTGAAGACAAGCACTTGCCCAT GTATGATGAAATGGGTTCCAAATCTAATGTGGAGTATATTGCTGGAG GTGCTacacaaaattcaatcaaagttGCTcag TGGATGCTCCAAATTCCTGGTGCCACTAGTTACATTGGCTGCATTGGGAAAGATAAATTTGGTGAGGAgatgaagaaaaactcaaagcAAGCCGGCCTTAAT GTGCATTACCTTGAGGATGAGAACACACCAACTGGTACATGTGCTGTTTGTGTTGTTGGCGGTGAGAG GTCTCTTGTGGCCAACTTGGGAGCTGCTAATTGTTACAAATCTGATCACTTGAAGAAACCAGAAAATTGGGCATTAG TTGAGAAGGCAAAGTATTACTACATTGCTGGCTTTTTCCTAACTGTGTCTCCTGAGTCCATTCAACTTGTTGCTGAACATGCAGCTGCAAATAACAAG GTCTTCATGATGAACCTCTCTGCTCCATTTATCTGTGAGTTCTTCAGGGATGCCCAGGAGAAAGCTCTGCC ATACATGGACTATGTGTTTGGGAACGAGACAGAAGCTAGAACCTTCTCGAAAGTTCATGGCTGGCAG ACTGATAATGTTGAGGAGATAGCACTGAAGATCTCTCAGTGGCCCAAAGCATCTGGAACACACAAGAGAATCACTGTGATTACGCAAGGTGCAGATCCAGTTGTAGTTGCTGAGGATGGGAAGGTGAAATTGTTCCCTGTGATCTTATTACCTAAGGAAAAGTTGGTCGATACCAATGGAGCAG GTGATGCTTTTGTTGGGGGATTTTTGTCACAGTTGATTCAAGAGAAGCCCATCGAAGATTGTGTTAGAGCTGCTTGCTATGCAGCAAATGTGATTATCCAAAGGTCAGGTTGCACTTTTCCTGAGAAGCCTGATTTCAATTAG